One window from the genome of Pseudomonas fluorescens encodes:
- a CDS encoding glutamine--tRNA ligase/YqeY domain fusion protein, with translation MSKPTVDPTSNSKTGPAVPVNFLRPIIQADLDSGKHTQIVTRFPPEPNGYLHIGHAKSICVNFGLAQEFGGVTHLRFDDTNPAKEDQEYIDAIESDVKWLGFEWSGEVRYASQYFDQLHDWAVELIKSGNAYVCDLTPEQAKEYRGSLIEPGKNSPFRERSVEENLDLFARMRAGEFPDGARVLRAKIDMASPNMNLRDPIMYRIRHAHHHQTGDKWCIYPNYDFTHGQSDAIEGITHSICTLEFESHRPLYEWFLEHLPVPATPRQYEFSRLNLNYTITSKRKLKQLVDEKHVNGWDDPRMSTLSGFRRRGYTPASIRNFCEMIGTNRSDGVVDFGMLEFSIRQDLDANAPRAMCVLRPLKVVITNYPQDQVENLELPRHPQKEELGVRKLPFAREIYIDRDDFMEEPPKGYKRLEPNGEVRLRGSYVIRADEAIKDADGNIVELRCSYDPDTLGKNPEGRKVKGVIHWVPAAASVECEVRLYDRLFRSPNPEKAEDSASFLDNINPDSLQVLTGCRAEPSLGNAQPEDRFQFEREGYFVADIKDSKPGQPVFNRTVTLRDSWGQ, from the coding sequence ATGAGCAAGCCCACTGTCGACCCTACCTCGAATTCCAAGACCGGCCCGGCCGTGCCGGTCAATTTCCTGCGCCCGATCATCCAGGCGGACCTGGACTCGGGTAAGCACACACAGATCGTCACTCGTTTCCCGCCGGAGCCCAACGGCTACCTGCACATCGGTCATGCCAAGTCGATCTGCGTGAATTTCGGCCTGGCCCAGGAGTTCGGCGGCGTCACGCACCTGCGTTTCGACGACACCAACCCGGCCAAGGAAGACCAGGAATACATCGACGCGATCGAAAGCGACGTCAAGTGGCTGGGTTTCGAATGGTCCGGTGAGGTGCGCTACGCCTCGCAATATTTCGACCAGTTGCACGACTGGGCGGTGGAGCTGATCAAGTCCGGCAACGCCTACGTGTGCGACCTGACCCCCGAGCAGGCCAAGGAGTACCGCGGCAGCCTGATCGAGCCGGGCAAGAACAGCCCGTTCCGTGAGCGCAGCGTGGAAGAGAACCTGGACCTGTTCGCCCGCATGCGCGCCGGTGAGTTCCCGGACGGCGCACGGGTGCTGCGCGCCAAGATCGACATGGCCTCGCCGAACATGAACCTGCGCGACCCGATCATGTACCGCATCCGTCACGCCCATCACCACCAGACCGGCGACAAATGGTGCATCTACCCCAACTATGACTTCACCCATGGTCAGTCGGACGCCATCGAGGGCATCACCCACTCGATCTGCACCCTGGAGTTCGAAAGCCATCGTCCGTTGTACGAGTGGTTCCTCGAGCACCTGCCCGTGCCGGCCACCCCGCGCCAGTACGAATTCAGCCGCTTGAACCTGAACTACACCATCACCAGCAAGCGCAAGCTCAAGCAGCTTGTAGATGAGAAACACGTCAATGGCTGGGACGATCCGCGCATGTCGACGCTGTCGGGCTTCCGCCGTCGCGGCTACACGCCGGCGTCGATCCGCAACTTCTGCGAGATGATCGGCACCAACCGTTCCGATGGTGTGGTCGATTTCGGCATGCTCGAGTTCAGCATCCGTCAGGATCTGGACGCAAATGCCCCGCGCGCCATGTGCGTGTTGCGTCCGTTGAAGGTCGTGATCACCAATTACCCGCAAGACCAGGTCGAAAACCTCGAACTGCCGCGTCATCCGCAAAAAGAAGAACTCGGCGTGCGCAAACTGCCGTTCGCCCGTGAAATCTACATCGACCGCGATGACTTCATGGAAGAGCCGCCAAAAGGCTACAAGCGCCTGGAGCCGAACGGCGAAGTGCGTCTGCGCGGCAGCTACGTGATCCGTGCCGACGAAGCGATCAAGGACGCCGACGGCAACATCGTCGAGCTGCGTTGCTCGTACGATCCGGACACCCTGGGCAAGAACCCTGAAGGCCGCAAGGTCAAGGGCGTGATCCACTGGGTGCCGGCCGCGGCCAGCGTCGAGTGCGAAGTGCGCCTGTACGATCGCCTGTTCCGCTCTCCGAACCCGGAGAAGGCCGAAGACAGCGCGAGTTTCCTGGACAACATCAACCCTGACTCACTGCAAGTGCTGACCGGTTGTCGTGCTGAACCCTCGCTGGGCAATGCACAGCCGGAAGACCGTTTCCAGTTCGAGCGCGAAGGCTACTTCGTCGCGGATATCAAGGACTCGAAACCAGGTCAGCCGGTATTCAACCGTACCGTGACCCTGCGTGATTCGTGGGGCCAGTGA
- a CDS encoding peptidylprolyl isomerase, with amino-acid sequence MSKVKLTTNFGDIVLQLNAEKAPLTVANFIEYVNAGHYENTVFHRVIGNFMIQGGGFEPGMKEKKDKRPSIQNEADNGLPNKKYSVAMARTMEPHSASAQFFINVADNSFLNHSAKTVQGWGYAVFGEVTEGTDVVDKIKGVATTSKAGHQDVPADDVIIEKAEIIE; translated from the coding sequence ATGAGCAAAGTCAAACTGACCACCAACTTCGGTGACATCGTTCTGCAACTGAACGCCGAGAAAGCGCCGCTGACCGTGGCCAACTTCATCGAATACGTCAACGCCGGCCACTACGAAAACACCGTGTTCCACCGCGTCATCGGCAACTTCATGATCCAGGGCGGTGGCTTCGAACCGGGCATGAAGGAAAAGAAAGACAAGCGCCCGAGCATCCAGAACGAAGCCGACAACGGCCTGCCGAACAAAAAGTACAGCGTCGCCATGGCCCGTACCATGGAGCCGCATTCGGCTTCCGCGCAGTTCTTCATCAACGTGGCCGACAACAGCTTCCTGAACCACAGCGCCAAGACCGTACAGGGCTGGGGCTACGCAGTGTTCGGTGAAGTGACCGAAGGCACCGACGTGGTCGACAAGATCAAGGGCGTCGCCACCACTTCCAAGGCTGGCCACCAGGACGTCCCGGCAGACGACGTGATCATCGAGAAAGCCGAGATCATTGAGTGA
- a CDS encoding UDP-2,3-diacylglucosamine diphosphatase, translating into MILLISDLHLEEERPDITRAFLDLLATRARSAQALYILGDFFEAWIGDDAMTPFQRSICQALRELSDSGTAIFLMHGNRDFMLGQAFCKAAGCTLLKDPSVVQLNGEPVLLMHGDSLCTRDEGYMKLRRWLRNPVTLFILRHLPLGSRQKLARKLRSESRTQTRMKANDIVDVTPEEIPRIMQQYGVKTLVHGHTHRPAIHKLQLGEHAARRIVLGDWDKQGWALQVDEQGFALAPFGFGNAQLALPST; encoded by the coding sequence GTGATATTGCTGATTTCAGACTTGCATCTGGAAGAGGAGCGCCCGGACATCACCCGGGCGTTTCTGGATTTACTCGCCACACGCGCCCGCTCGGCGCAAGCGTTGTACATTCTGGGCGACTTTTTCGAAGCCTGGATCGGCGACGATGCCATGACGCCGTTCCAGCGTTCCATCTGCCAGGCCCTGCGCGAGTTGAGCGACAGCGGCACGGCCATCTTCCTGATGCACGGCAATCGCGACTTCATGCTGGGGCAAGCCTTTTGCAAAGCGGCCGGCTGCACCCTGCTCAAGGACCCGAGTGTCGTGCAGCTCAATGGCGAGCCGGTGCTGCTGATGCATGGCGACAGCCTCTGCACCCGCGACGAAGGCTACATGAAGCTGCGGCGCTGGCTGCGCAACCCGGTCACGCTGTTCATCCTGCGGCACCTGCCGCTGGGCAGCCGCCAGAAACTGGCGCGCAAACTGCGCAGCGAAAGCCGCACGCAGACACGCATGAAAGCCAATGACATCGTCGACGTCACGCCCGAAGAGATCCCGCGGATCATGCAGCAATACGGCGTGAAGACCCTGGTCCACGGCCACACCCACCGCCCCGCCATCCACAAGCTGCAACTGGGCGAACACGCCGCCCGGCGCATCGTGCTGGGGGATTGGGACAAACAAGGCTGGGCGTTGCAGGTGGATGAACAGGGGTTTGCGTTGGCGCCGTTTGGTTTTGGTAATGCGCAGTTGGCGTTGCCAAGCACTTAA
- a CDS encoding DHA2 family efflux MFS transporter permease subunit, with amino-acid sequence MSNNASFTPPSLLLSTIGLSLATFMQVLDTTIANVALPTISGNLGVSSEQGTWVITSFAVSNAIALPLTGWLSRRFGEVKLFLWATMLFVLASFLCGISTSMPELIGFRVLQGLVAGPLYPMTQTLLIAVYPPARRGMALALLAMVTVVAPIAGPILGGWITDSYSWPWIFFINVPIGVFAAMVVRQQLKARPVVTSHQPMDYVGLITLIIGVGALQVILDKGNDLDWFESNFIVIGALISVIALAVFVIWEMTDRHPVVNLRLFAYRNFRIGTIVLVGGYAGFFGINLILPQWLQTQMGYTATWAGLAVAPIGILPVLMSPFVGKYAHKFDLRLLAGLAFLAIGLSCFMRAGFTNEVDFQHIALVQLFMGIGVALFFMPTLSILMSDLPPHQIADGAGLATFLRTLGGSFAASLTTWIWIRRADQHHAYLSESISTFEPATREALNQLGGASTPAYAQLDQILNSQAYMLSTVDYFTLLGWAFMGLIVLVWLAKPPFAAKAGPASAGH; translated from the coding sequence ATGAGCAATAACGCGTCCTTCACGCCGCCCAGCCTGTTGCTCAGCACCATCGGGCTGTCGCTGGCGACGTTCATGCAGGTGCTCGACACCACCATCGCCAACGTCGCCTTGCCGACCATTTCCGGCAACCTGGGCGTCAGCTCGGAGCAGGGCACCTGGGTGATCACCTCGTTCGCGGTGAGCAACGCCATCGCCCTGCCGCTCACTGGCTGGCTCAGCCGTCGGTTTGGCGAGGTGAAGTTGTTTTTGTGGGCGACGATGCTGTTCGTGCTCGCTTCATTCTTGTGTGGCATTTCCACCTCGATGCCGGAGCTGATTGGCTTTCGGGTACTCCAGGGGCTGGTGGCCGGGCCGTTGTACCCGATGACCCAGACCTTGCTGATCGCCGTCTACCCGCCGGCCAGGCGGGGCATGGCCCTGGCGTTGCTGGCGATGGTCACGGTGGTGGCGCCGATTGCCGGACCGATCCTCGGCGGCTGGATCACCGACAGCTATAGCTGGCCGTGGATCTTCTTCATCAATGTGCCCATCGGCGTCTTCGCGGCGATGGTGGTGCGCCAGCAGCTCAAGGCGCGGCCGGTGGTCACCAGCCATCAGCCGATGGACTACGTGGGGTTGATCACGCTGATCATCGGTGTTGGCGCGCTCCAGGTGATTCTCGACAAGGGCAACGACCTGGACTGGTTCGAATCGAACTTCATCGTCATTGGTGCGCTGATTTCAGTCATTGCCCTGGCGGTCTTCGTGATCTGGGAAATGACCGACCGCCATCCGGTGGTCAACCTCCGTCTGTTCGCCTATCGCAACTTCCGCATCGGCACCATTGTGTTGGTGGGCGGTTACGCCGGGTTCTTCGGCATCAACCTGATCCTGCCGCAGTGGTTGCAGACCCAGATGGGCTACACCGCGACCTGGGCCGGATTGGCCGTGGCACCCATCGGTATCCTGCCGGTGTTGATGTCGCCCTTCGTCGGCAAGTACGCCCACAAGTTCGACCTGCGCTTGCTGGCGGGGCTGGCGTTCCTGGCCATCGGCCTGAGCTGCTTCATGCGTGCCGGGTTCACCAACGAGGTGGATTTCCAGCACATTGCCTTGGTGCAGTTGTTCATGGGCATCGGCGTGGCGCTGTTCTTCATGCCGACCCTGAGCATCCTGATGTCGGACCTGCCGCCGCACCAGATTGCCGACGGCGCGGGGCTGGCGACGTTCCTGCGGACCCTGGGCGGCAGCTTTGCCGCATCGTTGACCACCTGGATCTGGATTCGCCGTGCCGACCAGCATCACGCCTACCTGAGCGAAAGCATCAGCACTTTCGAGCCGGCCACCCGCGAGGCGCTCAACCAGCTTGGCGGTGCCAGCACACCGGCCTATGCCCAGCTCGACCAGATTCTCAACAGCCAGGCGTACATGCTCTCCACCGTGGATTACTTCACGCTGCTGGGTTGGGCATTCATGGGGTTGATCGTGCTGGTGTGGCTGGCCAAACCGCCGTTTGCGGCGAAGGCGGGGCCGGCGTCGGCGGGGCACTGA
- a CDS encoding efflux RND transporter periplasmic adaptor subunit, producing MATAETTQSENTQDSGNPRKRKVMLLALALIVILAGLGVWGWHELYGRWSESTDDAYVNGNVVEITPLVTGTVVSIGADDGDLVREGQVLVQFDPNDAEVGLQSAQANLARTVRQVRGLYSNVDGMRAQVNAQEAEVQKAQENYSRRKNLAAGGAISQEELSHARDDLTSAQNALANARQQLKTTSALVDDTVVSSHPDVQAAAAQLRQAFLTNARSTLIAPVTGYVAKRTVQLGQRVQPGTALMAVIPLDQLWIDANFKETQLRDMRIGQPVDIEADLYGSDVKFSGTIDSLGAGTGSAFALLPAQNATGNWIKIVQRVPVRIHVNAEELAKHPLRVGLSTQVSVNLHDQSGPVLAQQPPQKASFSTQVYDRQLAEADAMITRLIHDNSSVASKTAQR from the coding sequence ATGGCGACTGCCGAAACGACTCAATCCGAAAACACACAAGACAGCGGCAACCCACGCAAGCGCAAGGTCATGCTGCTGGCACTGGCGCTGATCGTCATTCTCGCGGGCCTGGGTGTGTGGGGCTGGCATGAACTGTATGGCCGCTGGAGCGAAAGCACCGACGATGCCTATGTGAACGGCAACGTGGTGGAGATCACGCCGTTGGTGACCGGCACCGTGGTGAGCATCGGTGCCGATGACGGCGACCTGGTGCGTGAAGGCCAGGTGCTGGTGCAGTTCGACCCGAACGACGCCGAAGTCGGGCTGCAAAGTGCCCAGGCCAACCTGGCCCGGACCGTGCGCCAGGTGCGTGGCTTGTACAGCAACGTCGATGGCATGCGGGCGCAGGTCAATGCCCAAGAGGCCGAAGTGCAGAAGGCCCAGGAAAACTACAGCCGACGCAAGAACCTGGCGGCCGGCGGAGCGATTTCCCAGGAGGAACTGTCCCACGCCCGGGATGACCTGACCTCGGCGCAGAATGCCCTCGCCAATGCCCGGCAACAGCTCAAGACCACCAGCGCCTTGGTGGACGATACCGTGGTGTCGTCCCATCCCGACGTGCAAGCGGCCGCCGCGCAATTGCGCCAGGCCTTCCTGACCAACGCTCGCAGCACCTTGATCGCACCGGTCACCGGCTATGTGGCCAAGCGCACCGTGCAACTGGGCCAACGGGTGCAGCCGGGCACGGCGTTGATGGCAGTGATCCCGCTGGACCAATTGTGGATTGACGCCAACTTCAAGGAAACCCAACTGCGCGACATGCGCATCGGCCAGCCGGTGGACATCGAAGCCGACCTGTACGGCAGCGATGTGAAGTTCAGCGGCACCATCGACAGCCTGGGCGCCGGGACCGGCAGTGCGTTTGCCTTGCTGCCGGCGCAGAACGCCACCGGTAACTGGATCAAGATCGTCCAGCGGGTGCCGGTGCGCATTCATGTCAACGCCGAAGAGCTGGCCAAGCATCCGCTGCGAGTCGGCCTGTCGACCCAGGTCAGCGTCAATCTGCACGACCAGAGCGGCCCGGTGTTGGCCCAACAGCCACCGCAGAAAGCCTCGTTCAGTACCCAGGTCTATGACCGGCAATTGGCCGAGGCCGACGCGATGATCACCCGCCTGATCCACGACAACAGTTCCGTGGCGAGCAAAACCGCGCAGCGCTGA
- a CDS encoding efflux transporter outer membrane subunit: MKRQTLRTRLSLVLLAMSLAGCASYSGLKTEGVSLEAKSLQAGQSLTGVTLSPAAWPKNDWWKSLGDPQLDGLIREALRDSPDMQVASARVHQASAAAYAANAARMPTLDASGSVSRSRLARDQDPQGQGGAYSTLRSLSVDFNYNFDLWGGQRAAWEAALGQARAAEIDRQAAQLTLAADVARAYSDLGQAHIIHDLAAEDLKRTRQMLDLGKRRLSAGIDSEYQFQQTESLEASADATLIDAEKRLQSAKIALAVLLGKGPDRGNEIARPNVLQASAVALPSNLPAELLGRRPDLVAARWRVEAASKNIEAGKTNFYPNLNLSAAAGVQSLLGDAMFGSASRFFNVAPTVSLPIFDGGRLRADLDARDADYDLAVAQYNKSLVTALGDVSDTINQLRDIARQIGAQQHATDIAQNSYDTVVQRYGSGIGNYLDVLSIEQQLLQAQRQLANLNAEQIDLSIQLMQALGGGFEAQTLAAATPTPATPTH; the protein is encoded by the coding sequence ATGAAACGTCAAACCTTGCGTACCCGCTTGAGCCTGGTGCTGTTGGCCATGAGCCTCGCCGGTTGTGCCAGCTACAGCGGCCTGAAGACCGAAGGCGTCAGCCTCGAGGCCAAGAGCCTCCAGGCTGGACAGTCCCTGACCGGGGTCACGCTGTCGCCGGCCGCGTGGCCGAAAAACGACTGGTGGAAAAGCCTCGGTGATCCGCAGCTCGACGGTCTGATCCGTGAAGCCCTGCGCGACAGCCCGGACATGCAGGTCGCCAGCGCCCGGGTCCACCAGGCCAGTGCCGCGGCCTATGCCGCCAACGCGGCGCGCATGCCGACCCTGGATGCCAGTGGCAGCGTCAGCCGTTCGCGTCTGGCCCGTGACCAGGATCCGCAAGGGCAGGGCGGGGCGTACAGCACCCTGCGTTCGCTGAGTGTGGACTTCAACTACAATTTCGACCTCTGGGGTGGCCAGCGTGCCGCCTGGGAAGCCGCCCTGGGCCAGGCCCGCGCCGCCGAGATCGATCGCCAGGCCGCGCAACTGACCCTGGCCGCCGACGTGGCCCGGGCCTACAGCGACCTGGGCCAGGCCCACATCATTCATGACCTGGCCGCCGAAGACCTCAAGCGCACCCGGCAGATGCTCGACCTGGGCAAGCGCCGCCTCAGCGCCGGGATCGACAGCGAGTACCAGTTCCAGCAGACCGAAAGCCTGGAAGCCAGCGCCGATGCGACCTTGATCGACGCAGAAAAACGCCTGCAAAGCGCCAAGATCGCCCTGGCGGTATTGCTGGGCAAGGGCCCGGACCGCGGCAATGAAATCGCCCGGCCCAACGTGCTGCAAGCCAGCGCGGTCGCCTTGCCGTCGAACCTGCCGGCCGAGTTGCTGGGCCGCCGTCCGGACCTGGTCGCGGCGCGCTGGCGGGTCGAGGCGGCCAGCAAGAACATCGAGGCCGGCAAGACCAACTTCTACCCCAACCTCAACCTGAGCGCGGCGGCGGGGGTGCAGTCATTGCTCGGCGATGCGATGTTCGGTTCGGCCAGCCGCTTCTTCAACGTGGCGCCCACCGTGTCGTTGCCGATCTTCGACGGTGGCCGCCTGCGGGCGGACCTGGATGCCCGGGACGCCGATTACGACCTGGCGGTGGCGCAGTACAACAAGAGCCTGGTCACGGCCCTTGGCGATGTCAGTGACACCATCAACCAGTTGCGCGACATCGCTCGCCAGATCGGTGCCCAGCAACATGCCACCGACATCGCGCAGAACTCTTACGACACCGTGGTCCAGCGCTACGGCTCGGGCATCGGTAATTACCTGGACGTGCTGAGCATCGAGCAGCAATTGCTCCAGGCCCAGCGCCAACTGGCGAACCTGAATGCCGAGCAGATCGATTTGTCGATCCAACTGATGCAGGCCCTGGGCGGTGGTTTCGAAGCCCAGACCCTGGCGGCGGCCACGCCGACCCCTGCCACGCCGACCCACTGA
- a CDS encoding MarR family winged helix-turn-helix transcriptional regulator: MKHFTPDEFHNCHLGMLLGRAALLKDRIIDTHMEPVGITAAQFKVLIIMAQHGIDTPVELCRYLSLDSGSMTRMLDRLEQKGFLVRQRSAEDRRQVQLVLTEAGQALADRLPFIGADAMNQLASAISREELQTLEDILKKILLAAGDPITVLRLGEK; this comes from the coding sequence ATGAAGCATTTCACCCCAGACGAATTTCACAATTGCCACCTCGGCATGCTGCTCGGCCGCGCCGCGCTGCTCAAGGACCGGATCATCGACACCCACATGGAGCCCGTCGGCATTACCGCCGCCCAGTTCAAGGTGTTGATCATCATGGCCCAGCACGGCATCGACACGCCGGTCGAGCTGTGTCGCTACCTGTCCCTGGACAGCGGCTCGATGACGCGGATGCTCGATCGCCTGGAGCAGAAAGGTTTCCTGGTCCGCCAGCGCTCGGCAGAGGACCGGCGCCAGGTGCAACTGGTGCTGACCGAAGCCGGCCAGGCCCTCGCTGATCGCCTGCCGTTCATCGGTGCCGACGCCATGAACCAGTTGGCCAGCGCCATCAGCCGCGAGGAGCTGCAAACCCTCGAAGACATCCTCAAGAAAATACTGCTCGCTGCCGGTGATCCCATCACCGTGTTGCGATTGGGGGAGAAATGA